A stretch of DNA from Natrinema halophilum:
GGCAAAGACATCGGAACGAACTGCGGCGATCGACAGAAGCACGCTCTTTTCACTTCTTGGAAAGGCGCATACGTTAGAAATCCTCAACGAAGTCGTCCTCGGAGACGACCAGCCGGTCCGGTTCGGCGATTTACAGGAGACGCTCGGTCTCTCTCCGAATACGCTCTCTCGACGACTCGAGGAACTGGTCGAGGTCGGATTTCTCGAGCGAACGCAGTACGACGAAATTCCGCCGCGCGTGGAATACGAGGCCACGCAAAAACTAGAGGCACTCGAACCGACGTTTCGCGAACTGGAGACCTGGATGGATCGATATGGTTCAGAGCAGCTTGGCTGCCCCGAGTAGCGATATGGCGAGTAGACAGGTCTATCGCCCATCATGTCACCATGACCGACTAACTGGCCCGAGGTGTCAGTAACGAATAGCGTGTGGCCGCGATCACGAACGACGACGGTTTTGACACGGCGTTCACGCCTGTCGCGGGGACTCTATCGAAACACGAGCGAAAAGTAAACGGGCGAGAAGACGGCGACACCGTCAGTCATCACGGAGTCGAGGGCTGGGACCGTCCGGAGCCTCTTCACCCCAGTTCCGTGCCCACTCGTCCAGTTCGGCCAGGACGGCGAGGAGTTCCTCACCTTTCGTCGAGAGGGCGTAGTAGACGGCGACCGGTGCGTCTTCTTCCATTCTGCGGGTAACCACGTCGTTTTCGACCAGTTCGTCGAGCGCGTCCGAGAGGGTCTTCGAACGAGCACCGGTCGCCCGTTTGAGTTCGTTGAACCGTTTTTCTCCCCCGTCCAGTGCGTAGATCACGTTCATTCGCCAGGGAGTCCCGACCTGGTCGATGGCCTGAACGACCGGACACGCCGACGCGTTCTGCGTCACGATCTCGTCCTGTCGTGATTCGGTTTCGGCAGACATCGTCAATCAGCCGTGGGAACGGCGCAGGCCGCGGTGCTTTCCGGGTACGATTCAACG
This window harbors:
- a CDS encoding winged helix-turn-helix transcriptional regulator, translating into MSAETESRQDEIVTQNASACPVVQAIDQVGTPWRMNVIYALDGGEKRFNELKRATGARSKTLSDALDELVENDVVTRRMEEDAPVAVYYALSTKGEELLAVLAELDEWARNWGEEAPDGPSPRLRDD
- a CDS encoding winged helix-turn-helix transcriptional regulator; the encoded protein is MSDSGTAKTSERTAAIDRSTLFSLLGKAHTLEILNEVVLGDDQPVRFGDLQETLGLSPNTLSRRLEELVEVGFLERTQYDEIPPRVEYEATQKLEALEPTFRELETWMDRYGSEQLGCPE